The following are encoded together in the Astyanax mexicanus isolate ESR-SI-001 chromosome 8, AstMex3_surface, whole genome shotgun sequence genome:
- the LOC103025969 gene encoding uncharacterized protein LOC103025969 isoform X14: MLISTMDKSAANRSSSEGFLNISQVADLALGSAGGHNTEIIKQIFYCLKEENTLQEFLETLCNKSKTIEPAVRDFMMNQTFGIISAQFSQFSRADWNDWFCIRLVPLLPSLTAEMLKTIVAKVDCGVYQIIVQGLNMAFENMPLSSQKDITLVLVNYLKQSQKLNGSGTPCKSDTNNSNAWLLINFGKFYIHANLVDLQLLNPDLIKNTTQVSYLNISSEALQNADMMKVVFDRLKEGNALKNVQEFLMVLSNVSKTIQINPVVRDFMMNQTFGIISAQFSQFSRADWNDWFCIRLVPLLPSLTAEMLKTIVAKVDCGVYQIIVQGLNMAFENMPLSSQKDITLVLVNYLKQSHKLNGSGTPCKSDTSNSNAWLLINFGKFYIHVNLDDLQLLNPDLIKNTTQVSYLNISSEALQNADMMKVVFDRLKEGNALKNVQEFLTVLSNVSKTIQINPVVRDFMMNQTFGIISAQFSQFSRADWNDWFCIRLVPLLPSLTAEMLKTIVAKVNCGIYQIIVQGLNMAFENMPLSSQKDITLVLVNYLKQSQKLNGSGTPCKSDTNNSNAWLLINFGKFYIHVNLDDLQLLNPDLIKNTTQVSYLNISSEALQNADMMKVVFDRLKEGNALKNVQEFLTVLSNVSKTIQINPVVRDFMMNQTFGIISAQFSQFSRADWNDWFCIRLVPLLPSLTAEMLKTIVAKVNCGIYQIIVQGLNMAFENMPLSSQKDITLVLVNYLKQSQKLNGSGTPCKSDTNNSNAWLLINFGKFYIHVNLDDLQLLNPDLIKNTTQVSYLNISSEALQNADMMKVVFDRLKEGNALKNVQEFLTALSNVSKTIQINPVVRDFMMNQTFGIISAQFSQFSRADWNDWFCIRLVPLLPSLTADMLKTIVAKVDCGVYQIIVQGLNMAFENMPLSSQKDITLVLVNYLKQSQKLNGSGTPCKSDTNNSNAWLLINFGKFYIHVNLVDLQLLNPDLIKNTTQVSYLNISSEALQNADMMKVVFHRLKEGNALKNVQDFLTALSNVSKTIQINPAVRDFMMNQTFGIISAQFSQFSRADWNDWFCIRLVPLLPSLTAEMLKTIVAKVDCGVYQIIVQGLNMAFENMPLSSQKDITLVLVNYLKQSQKLNGSGTPCKSDTNNSNAWLLINFGKFYIHANLVDLQLLNPDLIKNTTQVSYLNISSEALQNADMMKVVFDRLKEGNALKNVQDFLSALSDVSKTIQINPVVRDFMMNQTFGIISAQFSQFSRADWNDWFCIRLVPLLPSLTGEMLKTIVAKVDCGVYQIIVKGLNMAFENMPLSSQKNITLVLLNYLKNSWKLSGSDSRCGSDTITSTDWLLANFGKYCVHVSLEDLQSINPEFSKLPSLGLFKESQVYYLNISGSGSSQNTDMIKAVFDQIKEGNALTNLQQFLGAFANSSKTVQLQPALTDLMMNQTFGIISSYFSSFSRAEWDDWFCVKLVPLFPSLTSEMLKTILAKVDCSTYQIIVKGLDMAFDKMSLSKQKDITLVLMNYMKQSQKVSGSGLPCRSDTNTSTAWLLVNFGKFSIHASSDDLQSLSPDFSKVPSLGLYNVSQVYYLNMSSEALQNTDAIKVVFDRLKEGDALKNLQAFLAALANSSKTLQSQPLARDFIMNQTFGIISSRFSNFSRADWNDWFCSKLVPLLPSLTGNMLKSTLTKVDCGVYQIIVKGLNMTYENMSGSKQKEITLALVNYLKDMQKINSSGIPCSSTTNTYTDWVLANFGKYSTSVSQEDLQLLNKGFFKMT; encoded by the exons ATGTTAATCTCCACAATGGATAAAAGTGCAGCTAATAGATCTTCATCAGAGGGATTTTTGAATATATCTCAAGTAGCTGATCTAGCCTTGGGTTCTGCAGGAGGACACAACACAGAAATCATCAAGCAAATATTTTATTGTCTGAAGGAAGAAAATACTTTGCAAGAATTCTTGGAAACTCTGTGCAATAAATCAAAG ACTATAGAACCTGCGGTGAGGGACTTCATGATGAATCAGACATTTGGTATAATCAGTGCTCAGTTCTCCCAGTTCTCCAGAGCTGATTGGAATGACTGGTTTTGTATCAGACTGGTTCCTCTCCTCCCCAGTCTGACTGCAGAGATGCTAAAAACTATAGTAGCAAAGGTCGACTGTGGCGTTTACCAAATAAT AGTTCAAGGCTTGAACATGGCATTTGAGAACATGCCTTTGAGTTCTCAGAAGGACATCACGCTTGTTCTGGTGAATTACCTGAAGCAGTCTCAGAAACTCAATGGTTCAG GCACACCTTGCAAATCGGACACTAATAATTCCAATGCTTGGCTTTTGATCAACTTCGGCAAATTCTACATCCATGCTAATCTGGTTGATCTGCAGCTGCTCAATCCTGATTTGATTAAG AATACGACCCAAGTCTCTTATCTGAACATCAGTTCTGAAGCACTTCAGAATGCAGATATGATGAAAGTGGTTTTTGATCGTCTGAAGGAAGGCAATGCTTTGAAGAACGTTCAAGAGTTCCTGATGGTTCTTTCTAACGTCTCAAAG ACGATACAAATAAATCCTGTGGTGAGGGACTTCATGATGAATCAGACATTTGGTATAATCAGTGCTCAGTTCTCCCAGTTCTCCAGAGCTGATTGGAATGACTGGTTTTGTATCAGACTGGTTCCTCTCCTCCCCAGTCTGACTGCAGAGATGCTAAAAACCATAGTAGCAAAGGTCGACTGTGGCGTTTACCAAATAAT AGTTCAAGGCTTGAACATGGCATTTGAGAACATGCCTTTGAGTTCTCAGAAGGACATCACGCTTGTTCTGGTGAATTACCTGAAGCAGTCTCATAAACTCAATGGTTCAG GCACACCTTGTAAATCGGACACTAGTAATTCCAATGCTTGGCTTTTGATCAACTTCGGCAAATTCTACATCCATGTCAATCTGGATGATCTGCAGCTGCTCAATCCTGATTTGATTAAG AATACGACCCAAGTCTCTTATCTGAACATCAGTTCTGAAGCACTTCAGAATGCAGATATGATGAAAGTGGTTTTTGACCGTCTGAAGGAAGGCAATGCTTTGAAGAACGTTCAAGAGTTCCTGACGGTTCTTTCTAACGTCTCAAAG ACGATACAAATAAATCCTGTGGTGAGGGACTTCATGATGAATCAGACATTTGGTATAATCAGTGCTCAGTTCTCCCAGTTCTCCAGAGCTGATTGGAATGACTGGTTTTGTATCAGACTGGTTCCTCTCCTCCCCAGTCTGACTGCAGAGATGCTAAAAACCATAGTAGCAAAGGTCAACTGTGGCATTTACCAAATAAT AGTTCAAGGCTTGAACATGGCATTTGAGAACATGCCTTTGAGTTCTCAGAAGGACATCACCCTTGTTCTGGTGAATTACCTGAAGCAGTCTCAGAAACTCAATGGTTCAG GCACACCTTGCAAATCGGACACTAATAATTCCAATGCTTGGCTTTTGATCAACTTCGGCAAATTCTACATCCATGTCAATCTGGATGATCTGCAGCTGCTCAATCCTGATTTGATTAAG AATACGACCCAAGTCTCTTATCTGAACATCAGTTCTGAAGCACTTCAGAACGCAGATATGATGAAAGTGGTTTTTGACCGTCTGAAGGAAGGCAATGCTTTGAAGAACGTTCAAGAGTTCCTGACGGTTCTTTCTAACGTCTCAAAG ACGATACAAATAAATCCTGTGGTGAGGGACTTCATGATGAATCAGACATTTGGTATAATCAGTGCTCAGTTCTCCCAGTTCTCCAGAGCTGATTGGAATGACTGGTTTTGTATCAGACTGGTTCCTCTCCTCCCCAGTCTGACTGCAGAGATGCTAAAAACCATAGTAGCAAAGGTCAACTGTGGCATTTACCAAATAAT AGTTCAAGGCTTGAACATGGCATTTGAGAACATGCCTTTGAGTTCTCAGAAGGACATCACGCTTGTTCTGGTGAATTACCTGAAGCAGTCTCAGAAACTCAATGGTTCAG GCACACCTTGCAAATCGGACACTAATAATTCCAATGCTTGGCTTTTGATCAACTTCGGCAAATTCTACATCCATGTCAATCTGGATGATCTGCAGCTGCTCAATCCTGATTTGATTAAG AATACGACCCAAGTCTCTTATCTGAACATCAGTTCTGAAGCACTTCAGAACGCAGATATGATGAAAGTGGTTTTTGACCGTCTGAAGGAAGGCAATGCTTTGAAGAACGTTCAAGAGTTCCTGACGGCTCTTTCTAACGTCTCAAAG ACGATACAAATAAATCCTGTGGTGAGGGACTTCATGATGAATCAGACATTTGGTATAATCAGTGCTCAGTTCTCCCAGTTCTCCAGAGCTGATTGGAATGACTGGTTTTGTATCAGACTGGTTCCTCTCCTCCCCAGTCTGACTGCAGATATGCTAAAAACCATAGTAGCAAAGGTCGACTGTGGCGTTTACCAAATAAT AGTTCAAGGCTTGAACATGGCATTTGAGAACATGCCTTTGAGTTCTCAGAAGGACATCACCCTTGTTCTGGTGAATTACCTGAAGCAGTCTCAGAAACTCAATGGTTCAG GCACACCTTGCAAATCGGACACTAATAATTCCAATGCTTGGCTTTTGATCAACTTCGGCAAATTCTACATCCATGTTAATCTGGTTGATCTACAGCTGCTCAATCCTGATTTGATTAAG AATACGACCCAAGTCTCTTATCTGAACATCAGTTCTGAAGCACTTCAGAACGCAGATATGATGAAAGTGGTTTTTCACCGTCTGAAGGAAGGCAATGCTTTGAAGAACGTTCAAGATTTCCTGACGGCTCTTTCTAACGTCTCAAAG ACGATACAAATAAATCCTGCGGTGAGGGACTTCATGATGAATCAGACATTTGGTATAATCAGTGCTCAGTTCTCCCAGTTCTCCAGAGCTGATTGGAATGACTGGTTTTGTATCAGACTGGTTCCTCTCCTCCCCAGTCTGACTGCAGAGATGCTAAAAACCATAGTAGCAAAGGTCGACTGTGGCGTTTACCAAATAAT AGTTCAAGGCTTGAACATGGCATTTGAGAACATGCCTTTGAGTTCTCAGAAGGACATCACCCTTGTTCTGGTGAATTACCTGAAGCAGTCTCAGAAACTCAATGGTTCAG GCACACCTTGCAAATCAGACACTAATAATTCCAATGCTTGGCTTTTGATCAACTTTGGCAAATTCTACATCCATGCTAATCTGGTTGATCTACAGCTGCTCAATCCTGATTTGATTAAG AATACGACCCAAGTCTCTTATCTGAACATCAGTTCTGAAGCACTTCAGAACGCAGATATGATGAAAGTGGTTTTTGATCGTCTGAAGGAAGGCAATGCTTTGAAGAATGTTCAAGATTTCCTGTCGGCTCTTTCTGACGTCTCAAAG ACGATACAAATAAATCCTGTGGTGAGGGACTTCATGATGAATCAGACATTTGGTATAATCAGTGCTCAGTTCTCCCAGTTCTCCAGAGCTGATTGGAATGACTGGTTTTGTATCAGACTGGTTCCTCTACTCCCCAGTCTGACTGGAGAGATGTTAAAAACCATAGTAGCGAAGGTCGACTGTGGAGTTTACCAAATAAT TGTTAAAGGCTTGAACATGGCATTTGAGAACATGCCTTTGAGTTCTCAGAAGAACATCACACTTGTTTTGTTGAATTACCTGAAGAATTCCTGGAAACTCAGTGGTTCAG ACTCACGTTGTGGATCTGACACCATTACCTCCACGGATTGGCTTTTGGCAAACTTTGGCAAATACTGTGTCCATGTAAGTTTGGAAGATCTACAGTCAATCAATCCTGAGTTTTCTAAG CTTCCATCGCTGGGACTGTTCAAGGAGTCTCAGGTCTACTACCTGAACATAAGTGGATCTGGATCCAGTCAGAACACAGATATGATCAAAGCTGTTTTTGACCAGATAAAGGAAGGCAATGCTTTGACAAATCTTCAGCAGTTTTTGGGGGCTTTTGCAAATAGCTCAAAG ACAGTACAACTGCAACCTGCGCTGACTGACTTAATGATGAATCAGACGTTTGGCATAATCAGCAGTTATTTCTCAAGCTTTTCCAGAGCTGAGTGGGATGACTGGTTTTGTGTTAAACTGGTTCCTCTTTTCCCCAGTTTGACTTCAGAAATGCTAAAAACAATATTAGCAAAGGTCGACTGCAGCACTTACCAAATAAT TGTTAAAGGGCTGGACATGGCTTTTGACAAAATGTCTCTGAGTAAACAGAAGGACATCACACTAGTTTTGATGAATTACATGAAACAGTCTCAGAAAGTCAGTGGATCAg gctTACCCTGTAGATCCGATACCAATACTTCCACTGCCTGGCTTTTGGTAAACTTTGGCAAATTCTCTATCCATGCAAGTTCGGACGATCTGCAGTCACTCAGTCCTGATTTTTCTAAG GTTCCATCACTGGGATTATATAATGTGTCTCAAGTCTATTATCTGAACATGAGTTCTGAAGCACTTCAAAACACAGATGCGATAAAAGTGGTTTTTGACCGTTTGAAGGAAGGTGATGCTTTGAAGAATCTTCAAGCGTTTTTGGCGGCTCTTGCTAACAGCTCAAAG ACTTTACAATCACAACCCTTGGCGAGGGACTTCATAATGAATCAGACATTTGGCATAATCAGCAGTCGATTCTCCAACTTCTCAAGAGCTGATTGGAATGACTGGTTTTGTAGTAAACTGGTTCCTCTCCTCCCCAGTCTGACTGGAAATATGTTAAAATCTACATTAACAAAGGTCGACTGTGGCGTTTACCAAATAAT TGTTAAAGGACTGAACATGACATATGAGAACATGAGTGGGAGTAAACAGAAGGAAATCACACTTGCTTTGGTGAATTACCTGAAGGACATGCAGAAAATCAATAGTTCAG GTATACCTTGCAGCTCCACCACTAACACTTACACTGACTGGGTTTTAGCCAACTTTGGCAAATACTCCACCAGTGTGAGTCAGGAAGATCTGCAGTTGCTTAATAAAGGTTTCTTTAAG atGACATAA
- the LOC103025969 gene encoding uncharacterized protein LOC103025969 isoform X2: MLISTMDKSAANRSSSEGFLNISQVADLALGSAGGHNTEIIKQIFYCLKEENTLQEFLETLCNKSKTIEPAVRDFMMNQTFGIISAQFSQFSRADWNDWFCIRLVPLLPSLTAEMLKTIVAKVDCGVYQIIVQGLNMAFENMPLSSQKDITLVLVNYLKQSQKLNGSGTPCKSDTNNSNAWLLINFGKFYIHANLVDLQLLNPDLIKNTTQVSYLNISSEALQNADMMKVVFDRLKEGNALKNVQEFLMVLSNVSKTIQINPVVRDFMMNQTFGIISAQFSQFSRADWNDWFCIRLVPLLPSLTAEMLKTIVAKVDCGVYQIIVQGLNMAFENMPLSSQKDITLVLVNYLKQSHKLNGSGTPCKSDTNNSNAWLLINFGKFYIHANLVDLQLLNPDLIKNTTQVSYLNISSEALQNADMMKVVFDHLKEGNALKNVQEFLTALSNVSKTIQINPVVRDFMMNQTFGIISAQFSQFSRADWNDWFCIRLVPLLPSLTADMLKTIVAKVDCGVYQIIVQGLNVAFENMPLSSQKDITLVLVNYLKQSHKLNGSGTPCKSDTSNSNAWLLINFGKFYIHVNLDDLQLLNPDLIKNTTQVSYLNISSEALQNADMMKVVFDRLKEGNALKNVQEFLTVLSNVSKTIQINPVVRDFMMNQTFGIISAQFSQFSRADWNDWFCIRLVPLLPSLTAEMLKTIVAKVNCGIYQIIVQGLNMAFENMPLSSQKDITLVLVNYLKQSQKLNGSGTPCKSDTNNSNAWLLINFGKFYIHVNLDDLQLLNPDLIKNTTQVSYLNISSEALQNADMMKVVFDRLKEGNALKNVQEFLTVLSNVSKTIQINPVVRDFMMNQTFGIISAQFSQFSRADWNDWFCIRLVPLLPSLTAEMLKTIVAKVDCGVYQIIVQGLNMAFENMPLSSQKDITLVLVNYLKQSQKLNGSGTPCKSDTNNSNAWLLINFGKFYIHVNLVDLQLLNPDLIKNTTQVSYLNISSEALQNADMMKVVFHRLKEGNALKNVQDFLTALSNVSKTIQINPAVRDFMMNQTFGIISAQFSQFSRADWNDWFCIRLVPLLPSLTAEMLKTIVAKVDCGVYQIIVQGLNMAFENMPLSSQKDITLVLVNYLKQSQKLNGSGTPCKSDTNNSNAWLLINFGKFYIHANLVDLQLLNPDLIKNTTQVSYLNISSEALQNADMMKVVFDRLKEGNALKNVQDFLSALSDVSKTIQINPVVRDFMMNQTFGIISAQFSQFSRADWNDWFCIRLVPLLPSLTGEMLKTIVAKVDCGVYQIIVKGLNMAFENMPLSSQKNITLVLLNYLKNSWKLSGSDSRCGSDTITSTDWLLANFGKYCVHVSLEDLQSINPEFSKLPSLGLFKESQVYYLNISGSGSSQNTDMIKAVFDQIKEGNALTNLQQFLGAFANSSKTVQLQPALTDLMMNQTFGIISSYFSSFSRAEWDDWFCVKLVPLFPSLTSEMLKTILAKVDCSTYQIIVKGLDMAFDKMSLSKQKDITLVLMNYMKQSQKVSGSGLPCRSDTNTSTAWLLVNFGKFSIHASSDDLQSLSPDFSKVPSLGLYNVSQVYYLNMSSEALQNTDAIKVVFDRLKEGDALKNLQAFLAALANSSKTLQSQPLARDFIMNQTFGIISSRFSNFSRADWNDWFCSKLVPLLPSLTGNMLKSTLTKVDCGVYQIIVKGLNMTYENMSGSKQKEITLALVNYLKDMQKINSSGIPCSSTTNTYTDWVLANFGKYSTSVSQEDLQLLNKGFFKMT, encoded by the exons ATGTTAATCTCCACAATGGATAAAAGTGCAGCTAATAGATCTTCATCAGAGGGATTTTTGAATATATCTCAAGTAGCTGATCTAGCCTTGGGTTCTGCAGGAGGACACAACACAGAAATCATCAAGCAAATATTTTATTGTCTGAAGGAAGAAAATACTTTGCAAGAATTCTTGGAAACTCTGTGCAATAAATCAAAG ACTATAGAACCTGCGGTGAGGGACTTCATGATGAATCAGACATTTGGTATAATCAGTGCTCAGTTCTCCCAGTTCTCCAGAGCTGATTGGAATGACTGGTTTTGTATCAGACTGGTTCCTCTCCTCCCCAGTCTGACTGCAGAGATGCTAAAAACTATAGTAGCAAAGGTCGACTGTGGCGTTTACCAAATAAT AGTTCAAGGCTTGAACATGGCATTTGAGAACATGCCTTTGAGTTCTCAGAAGGACATCACGCTTGTTCTGGTGAATTACCTGAAGCAGTCTCAGAAACTCAATGGTTCAG GCACACCTTGCAAATCGGACACTAATAATTCCAATGCTTGGCTTTTGATCAACTTCGGCAAATTCTACATCCATGCTAATCTGGTTGATCTGCAGCTGCTCAATCCTGATTTGATTAAG AATACGACCCAAGTCTCTTATCTGAACATCAGTTCTGAAGCACTTCAGAATGCAGATATGATGAAAGTGGTTTTTGATCGTCTGAAGGAAGGCAATGCTTTGAAGAACGTTCAAGAGTTCCTGATGGTTCTTTCTAACGTCTCAAAG ACGATACAAATAAATCCTGTGGTGAGGGACTTCATGATGAATCAGACATTTGGTATAATCAGTGCTCAGTTCTCCCAGTTCTCCAGAGCTGATTGGAATGACTGGTTTTGTATCAGACTGGTTCCTCTCCTCCCCAGTCTGACTGCAGAGATGCTAAAAACCATAGTAGCAAAGGTCGACTGTGGCGTTTACCAAATAAT AGTTCAAGGCTTGAACATGGCATTTGAGAACATGCCTTTGAGTTCTCAGAAGGACATCACGCTTGTTCTGGTGAATTACCTGAAGCAGTCTCATAAACTCAATGGTTCAG GCACACCTTGCAAATCGGACACTAATAATTCCAATGCTTGGCTTTTGATCAACTTCGGCAAATTCTACATCCATGCTAATCTGGTTGATCTACAGCTGCTCAATCCTGATTTGATTAAG AATACGACCCAAGTCTCTTATCTGAACATCAGTTCTGAAGCACTTCAGAACGCAGATATGATGAAAGTGGTTTTTGACCATCTGAAGGAAGGCAATGCTTTGAAGAACGTTCAAGAGTTCCTTACGGCTCTTTCTAACGTCTCAAAG ACGATACAAATAAATCCTGTGGTGAGGGACTTCATGATGAATCAGACATTTGGTATAATCAGTGCTCAGTTCTCCCAGTTCTCCAGAGCTGATTGGAATGACTGGTTTTGTATCAGACTGGTTCCTCTCCTCCCCAGTCTGACTGCAGATATGCTAAAAACCATAGTAGCAAAGGTCGACTGTGGAGTTTACCAAATAAT AGTTCAAGGCTTGAACGTGGCATTTGAGAACATGCCTTTGAGTTCTCAGAAGGACATCACGCTTGTTCTGGTGAATTACCTGAAGCAGTCTCATAAACTCAATGGTTCAG GCACACCTTGTAAATCGGACACTAGTAATTCCAATGCTTGGCTTTTGATCAACTTCGGCAAATTCTACATCCATGTCAATCTGGATGATCTGCAGCTGCTCAATCCTGATTTGATTAAG AATACGACCCAAGTCTCTTATCTGAACATCAGTTCTGAAGCACTTCAGAATGCAGATATGATGAAAGTGGTTTTTGACCGTCTGAAGGAAGGCAATGCTTTGAAGAACGTTCAAGAGTTCCTGACGGTTCTTTCTAACGTCTCAAAG ACGATACAAATAAATCCTGTGGTGAGGGACTTCATGATGAATCAGACATTTGGTATAATCAGTGCTCAGTTCTCCCAGTTCTCCAGAGCTGATTGGAATGACTGGTTTTGTATCAGACTGGTTCCTCTCCTCCCCAGTCTGACTGCAGAGATGCTAAAAACCATAGTAGCAAAGGTCAACTGTGGCATTTACCAAATAAT AGTTCAAGGCTTGAACATGGCATTTGAGAACATGCCTTTGAGTTCTCAGAAGGACATCACCCTTGTTCTGGTGAATTACCTGAAGCAGTCTCAGAAACTCAATGGTTCAG GCACACCTTGCAAATCGGACACTAATAATTCCAATGCTTGGCTTTTGATCAACTTCGGCAAATTCTACATCCATGTCAATCTGGATGATCTGCAGCTGCTCAATCCTGATTTGATTAAG AATACGACCCAAGTCTCTTATCTGAACATCAGTTCTGAAGCACTTCAGAACGCAGATATGATGAAAGTGGTTTTTGACCGTCTGAAGGAAGGCAATGCTTTGAAGAACGTTCAAGAGTTCCTGACGGTTCTTTCTAACGTCTCAAAG ACGATACAAATAAATCCTGTGGTGAGGGACTTCATGATGAATCAGACATTTGGTATAATCAGTGCTCAGTTCTCCCAGTTCTCCAGAGCTGATTGGAATGACTGGTTTTGTATCAGACTGGTTCCTCTCCTCCCCAGTCTGACTGCAGAGATGCTAAAAACCATAGTAGCAAAG GTCGACTGTGGCGTTTACCAAATAAT AGTTCAAGGCTTGAACATGGCATTTGAGAACATGCCTTTGAGTTCTCAGAAGGACATCACCCTTGTTCTGGTGAATTACCTGAAGCAGTCTCAGAAACTCAATGGTTCAG GCACACCTTGCAAATCGGACACTAATAATTCCAATGCTTGGCTTTTGATCAACTTCGGCAAATTCTACATCCATGTTAATCTGGTTGATCTACAGCTGCTCAATCCTGATTTGATTAAG AATACGACCCAAGTCTCTTATCTGAACATCAGTTCTGAAGCACTTCAGAACGCAGATATGATGAAAGTGGTTTTTCACCGTCTGAAGGAAGGCAATGCTTTGAAGAACGTTCAAGATTTCCTGACGGCTCTTTCTAACGTCTCAAAG ACGATACAAATAAATCCTGCGGTGAGGGACTTCATGATGAATCAGACATTTGGTATAATCAGTGCTCAGTTCTCCCAGTTCTCCAGAGCTGATTGGAATGACTGGTTTTGTATCAGACTGGTTCCTCTCCTCCCCAGTCTGACTGCAGAGATGCTAAAAACCATAGTAGCAAAGGTCGACTGTGGCGTTTACCAAATAAT AGTTCAAGGCTTGAACATGGCATTTGAGAACATGCCTTTGAGTTCTCAGAAGGACATCACCCTTGTTCTGGTGAATTACCTGAAGCAGTCTCAGAAACTCAATGGTTCAG GCACACCTTGCAAATCAGACACTAATAATTCCAATGCTTGGCTTTTGATCAACTTTGGCAAATTCTACATCCATGCTAATCTGGTTGATCTACAGCTGCTCAATCCTGATTTGATTAAG AATACGACCCAAGTCTCTTATCTGAACATCAGTTCTGAAGCACTTCAGAACGCAGATATGATGAAAGTGGTTTTTGATCGTCTGAAGGAAGGCAATGCTTTGAAGAATGTTCAAGATTTCCTGTCGGCTCTTTCTGACGTCTCAAAG ACGATACAAATAAATCCTGTGGTGAGGGACTTCATGATGAATCAGACATTTGGTATAATCAGTGCTCAGTTCTCCCAGTTCTCCAGAGCTGATTGGAATGACTGGTTTTGTATCAGACTGGTTCCTCTACTCCCCAGTCTGACTGGAGAGATGTTAAAAACCATAGTAGCGAAGGTCGACTGTGGAGTTTACCAAATAAT TGTTAAAGGCTTGAACATGGCATTTGAGAACATGCCTTTGAGTTCTCAGAAGAACATCACACTTGTTTTGTTGAATTACCTGAAGAATTCCTGGAAACTCAGTGGTTCAG ACTCACGTTGTGGATCTGACACCATTACCTCCACGGATTGGCTTTTGGCAAACTTTGGCAAATACTGTGTCCATGTAAGTTTGGAAGATCTACAGTCAATCAATCCTGAGTTTTCTAAG CTTCCATCGCTGGGACTGTTCAAGGAGTCTCAGGTCTACTACCTGAACATAAGTGGATCTGGATCCAGTCAGAACACAGATATGATCAAAGCTGTTTTTGACCAGATAAAGGAAGGCAATGCTTTGACAAATCTTCAGCAGTTTTTGGGGGCTTTTGCAAATAGCTCAAAG ACAGTACAACTGCAACCTGCGCTGACTGACTTAATGATGAATCAGACGTTTGGCATAATCAGCAGTTATTTCTCAAGCTTTTCCAGAGCTGAGTGGGATGACTGGTTTTGTGTTAAACTGGTTCCTCTTTTCCCCAGTTTGACTTCAGAAATGCTAAAAACAATATTAGCAAAGGTCGACTGCAGCACTTACCAAATAAT TGTTAAAGGGCTGGACATGGCTTTTGACAAAATGTCTCTGAGTAAACAGAAGGACATCACACTAGTTTTGATGAATTACATGAAACAGTCTCAGAAAGTCAGTGGATCAg gctTACCCTGTAGATCCGATACCAATACTTCCACTGCCTGGCTTTTGGTAAACTTTGGCAAATTCTCTATCCATGCAAGTTCGGACGATCTGCAGTCACTCAGTCCTGATTTTTCTAAG GTTCCATCACTGGGATTATATAATGTGTCTCAAGTCTATTATCTGAACATGAGTTCTGAAGCACTTCAAAACACAGATGCGATAAAAGTGGTTTTTGACCGTTTGAAGGAAGGTGATGCTTTGAAGAATCTTCAAGCGTTTTTGGCGGCTCTTGCTAACAGCTCAAAG ACTTTACAATCACAACCCTTGGCGAGGGACTTCATAATGAATCAGACATTTGGCATAATCAGCAGTCGATTCTCCAACTTCTCAAGAGCTGATTGGAATGACTGGTTTTGTAGTAAACTGGTTCCTCTCCTCCCCAGTCTGACTGGAAATATGTTAAAATCTACATTAACAAAGGTCGACTGTGGCGTTTACCAAATAAT TGTTAAAGGACTGAACATGACATATGAGAACATGAGTGGGAGTAAACAGAAGGAAATCACACTTGCTTTGGTGAATTACCTGAAGGACATGCAGAAAATCAATAGTTCAG GTATACCTTGCAGCTCCACCACTAACACTTACACTGACTGGGTTTTAGCCAACTTTGGCAAATACTCCACCAGTGTGAGTCAGGAAGATCTGCAGTTGCTTAATAAAGGTTTCTTTAAG atGACATAA